In Sphingomonas sp. JUb134, the sequence GCCGACTATGCCGCCGCGGGGGCGACCCTCGGCAGCCGCGCCGAGGTGCTGGCCGATGCCGATGTCGTGCTGGCGGTGCAGGGCCCGGCGCCCGAGTCGCTCACGGGCATCAAGCCGGGCGCATGGCTGGTCGCCGGCCTCAATCCCTTTGGCGAGCGCGCGCGGGTCGACGGCTATGCCACGCTCGGGATCGAGGCGCTGGCGATGGAGTGGATGCCCCGCATCACCCGCGCCCAGTCGATGGACATCCTTTCCTCGCAATCGAACCTCGCCGGCTACAAGGCGGTGATCGATGCGGCCGCGGCGTACGGCCGCGCCTTTCCGATGATGATGACGGCGGCGGGCACCGTCTCGGCCGCGCGCGTCTTCGTGATGGGCGTGGGGGTCGCGGGTCTCCAGGCGATCGCCACCGCCCGGCGCCTGGGTGCGCAGGTCTCCGCCACCGACGTGCGCTCGGCGACGAAGGAGCAGATCCAGTCGCTCGGCGCTAAGCCGATCTTCGTGGAGAATGTCGCCGGGATCGAGGGCGAGGGTTCGGGCGGCTACGCCACCGAAATGTCGCCCGAGTATCAGAAGGCGCAGGCCGAACTCGTCTCCAGCCACCTCGCCAAGCAGGACGTGGTCATCACCACCGCGCTGATCCCGGGCCGTCCGGCACCGCGGCTGATCAGCGATGCGCAGCTCCAGACGATGCGCCCCGGCAGCATCGTCGTGGACCTCGCCGTCGAGCAGGGCGGCAACGTCGAGGGCGCGGTCGCCGGCGAGGTGGTAGAGCGCCACGGGGTACGCATCCTCGGCCACCGCAACGTGCCGAGCCGCCTCGCCGCCGACACCTCGGCGCTGTTCGCGCGCAACCTCTACAACTTCCTCTCTGCCTATTGGGACAAGGAAGCGGGTCGCCCCGTGCTCCCGGACGAGGACGAGGTCACCCAGGGCATCCGCCTGACCCGCGGGGGCGCCGTGGTGCACCCCCGGCTGCTCCAGGCCTGACGCGCCCGGATGGTCAGGCGCCTCTATCTTGCCGGTCCGGACGTGTTCCTGGGGCACGCGCCGGCGATCGCCCGGGCCAAGCTCGCGCTGTGCGCCGAGCTCGGCTTCGAGGGCATCTTCCCCTTCGATGTCGAGGCGAGCCCTTCGGCCAGCGGCAGCTTCCAGGAAGGGGTAGCGATCTATCGCGCCAATCTCGCCCTGATGCGCTCGGCCGATGCGATCGTCGCAAACCTGACGCCATTCCGGGGGCCGGGAGCTGACGCCGGTACCGCCTTCGAGCTCGGTTTCTTTGCCGCACTCGAGCGGCCGATCTACGGCTATTCGTCAGCCGGCGACGATTTCGCGACGCGCATGCGCGCGCTGGTCGGCGGCGATGCGGGCGCGGTGGTCGAGGACTTCGGCCACCAGGACAATCTGATGCTCGGCGGCGCGGTCGCGTCGCACGGGGAATGGGTGACGGTCGCAGACGGGGACCCGGCGGCAATGGCGGCGTTCGAGGCCTGCCTGCGCGCGATCCCCGCGAGCCGCTGACGAAAGGGCAAGGCCATGGACTTCGTCTCGATCCTGTCGATCTTCGTGCTGGCGTGCTTCGTCGGCTATTATGTGGTGTGGTCGGTCACCCCGGCGCTGCACACGCCGCTGATGGCGGTCACCAACGCGATCTCTTCGGTCATCATCGTCGGCGCGCTGGTCGCAGCCGCCGCGGCTGGCGCACCCGGCGCCAAATGGCTGGGGCTGCTGGCCGTCGTGCTCGCGAGCATCAACATCTTCGGCGGCTTCGCGGTCACCGAACGCATGCTGGCCATGTACAAGAAGAAGGAGCGGCCGGACGCGGCCGCCAGGCAGTAAGTCGTCATCCCGGCGAGAGCCGGGATCCATCGTGCGACACGCGCAGGTGGAAAGATGGACCCCGGCCTTCGCCGGGGGGACGGAAAGGGGGTTCAGGATGGAACATACGGCTTCGGTAAACCCCTGGGTGGCGCTGGCCTATCTGGTCTCGGGCGTGTGCTTCATCCTCGCGCTGCGCGGCTTGTCGTCCCCCGCCACCTCCCGGCGCGGCAACCGGCTGGGGATGATCGGCATGGGCCTGGCCGTCGTCACCACGCTGGTGACGCACCTGCCCGTGCAGACGGTCGGCCTTGTCCTGGCGGACCCCAGCGGCGCCATCGCCGCGACCGGCCCGCTGTTTGCGCGCATCGACATGCTCACGCTGCTGGAGATCCTGGGCGCCATCGCGCTCGGTGCCGTCATCGGCCTCACCACGGCGCGCCGGATCGCGATGACGGCGATGCCGCAGCTGGTCGCGGCCTTTCACTCGCTGGTGGGCCTCGCTGCGGTGCTGGTCGCCTGCGCCGCCTTCCTGAACCCGGTCGCCTTCGGCATCGCCGAGCTGGTGGTGCCGATGATCGGCCAGCCCTTCGCGGCCATCTACCCGGTCAGCCGCATCGAGATGACGCTGGGCGCCGCGATCGGCGCCATCACCTTCTCGGGCTCGGTGATCGCGTTCCTCAAGCTCAACGGCAGCATGTCGGGCAAGCCGATCCTGCTGCCGGGCCGCCACGTCCTCAACCTGGCCGTGCTGGGCGCGATCCTCGCCCTGATCGCCGGCTTTTACGAGACCCAGGCGCCGTGGATGTTCTGGGCGATCACGCTGCTCGCCTTCCTGGTCGGCTTCCTGCTCATCATCCCGATCGGCGGCGCCGACATGCCGGTCGTGGTGTCGATGCTGAACAGCTATTCGGGCTGGGCGGCCGCGGCGATGGGCTTTACGCTCGGCAACAGCGCGATGATCATCACCGGCGCGCTGGTGGGCTCGTCGGGCGCGATCCTGAGCTACATCATGTGCCGCGCGATGAACCGCAGCTTCCTGAGCGTCATCGCCGGCGGCTTCGGGGCCGAGAGCGGCGGCGCCAGCGGCGGCGAGGCGATCGACCGCCCGTGGAAGCGCGGTTCGGCCGAGGACGCTGCCTTCCTGATGAGCCAGGCCGAGCAGGTCATCATCGTCCCCGGCTATGGCATGGCGGTCGCCCAGGCGCAGCATGCGGTGCGCGAGATGGCGGACAAGCTAAAGGCCCATGGCGTGCGCGTCAAATACGCCATCCATCCCGTCGCCGGTCGCATGCCGGGCCACATGAACGTGCTGCTGGCCGAGGCCAACGTCCCCTATGACGAGGTATTCGAGCTGGAGGACATCAACGCCGAGTTCGCGCAGAGCGACGTCGCCTTCGTCATCGGCGCCAACGACGTCACCAATCCCTCGGCCAAGACCGACAAGAGCTCGCCCATCTACGGCATGCCCGTCTTGGACGTGGAAAAGGCCAAGACGGTGCTGTTCGTGAAGCGCTCGATGGGCGGCGTCGGCTATGCCGGCGTGGACAACCCGGTGTTCTACATGGACAACACCATGATGCTCCTGGCCGACGCCAAGAAGATGACAGAAGAGATCGTCAAGGCACTCGATTGATACTGTCCCGCTTCTATGCCAGACAAGGCTCCATAGCGGATGCTTAACGTCCGGTACACGGTTGGGGGCCTGTCATGCTTGGATCGTCTTCCCACGCGTTCGGGTCTCCGGCGGATGCCCCGAGCAGCGCACAGGGCTTTCATCACCCCGCGGCCCTCTTCATCGTCGCCCAGGACGCCGCTCAGAGCCAGGCGGCAGCAGACGCGGCAGCGCTGGCCGGCGCGCACGTGATCGGGCGCGGCGGCTTCGGCGACCTGCCGCGGCCGTCGGACCTGCCTGGGCACGACATCCTGTTGATCGAGGCCGCACCGGCGTCACCCGCCGAGCTGGAAGCGCTGCTGCAGTGGGGCGAGGAGATCCGCGCCTGGGTCGGCTCTCGGCTGATCGTCTGCTTCACGCCGACACAACTGGACCAGGCCGTGGCCCAGACGTCCGTGGCGGGCGTGCAGATGCTGTGCGCCCCGGACGTGTCCGAACGAGTCTCCGCGCTCGCGATCGCGGGATGCCGGCCGACGATCCAATATGCCGGCGCGACCGAAACCGACGGCGAACGCATCCGGCGGCTAAGTGAAGAAGTCGCCCGCATTGCCGAGGCGTTGACGCGCCTCACCTTCGCGAGCGCGAAGGAACAGGCGCAGGAGCGCGACGGCTACAGTGCCGAACCGGAGCTGCTGGACGGCTCCGGCCCGGATACGGGTGGCACGGCCAAGCTATCGGAGGAGGAACCGCTGCCGCAGCCGGGCGCGATCCGCGCCGAGATCCGTGCACGCCGGCTCCGCGCGCAGTTCTTCGATCCGCAGCTTTTTGCGGACCCGGCCTGGGACATGCTGCTCGACCTGATGGCGGCGCGCCTGGAGCGGGTGTCGGTCTCGGTCTCCAGCCTGTGCATCGCTGCCGCGGTCCCGCCGACGACGGCGCTGCGCTGGATCACGACCATGATCGAGGCCGGGCTGTTCGAGCGGGAGGACGACCCGCTGGACCGCCGCCGCGCCTATATCGCGCTCACGAACAAGGCGTTCGAAGGGATGCGGAACTATGCAGCGGCCGCGCGTCGGCTGGGCCTCCGCGTCTTTTGAGATGCGTCGTGCCGGCCGGCGCTAGCCGAAGGCCGGGAGGCGCAGCCGCACGAGCAATCCGCCCAGATCCTCGCTCTCTTCCAGCGTGACCGTGCCTTCGTAGATTTCGGCCACGTCTCGCACGATCGCAAGGCCTAGGCCGGTGCCCGGCTTGCCGCTGTCCAGCCGGACGCCGCGGTCGAAGATGCGCTGGCGATCGGCCTCCGGAATGCCGACGCCGTCGTCCTCGACCAGGATCTCGGCAAAGCCCATGTCCGCGCGCACCGTCACGAACACGCTGCCGCCGCCGTATTTGGCGGCGTTCTCGACTAGGTTGCCCAGGATCTCGTCCAGGTCCTGACGTTCGATCCGCGCGATCAGATCGCGCGCGCCATCCACATCGACCCGCACGTTGGGATAAAGCCGGCTGACCGCGCGCTCGACCGCCTCCACCGACGGCCACACTTCGGCGCGGCTGTGGGCGCTGCCGCGCCGCCCCACCGCGCGCGCGCGCGCGAGGTGATGGTCGACCTGCCGGCGCATCGTGCGCGCCTCGCGGATCACCGTCGCCGCCAGATCGTCCTGCCCGGCCGCCGCGGCGTTCATGATGACGGTCAGCGGCGTCTTGAGCGCATGGGCGAGGTTTCCGGCGTGACGCCGCGCCTCCTCCGCCTGCCGGTCGTTGTGCTCGACCAGCGCGTTGAGCTCCTC encodes:
- a CDS encoding MarR family winged helix-turn-helix transcriptional regulator, translated to MLGSSSHAFGSPADAPSSAQGFHHPAALFIVAQDAAQSQAAADAAALAGAHVIGRGGFGDLPRPSDLPGHDILLIEAAPASPAELEALLQWGEEIRAWVGSRLIVCFTPTQLDQAVAQTSVAGVQMLCAPDVSERVSALAIAGCRPTIQYAGATETDGERIRRLSEEVARIAEALTRLTFASAKEQAQERDGYSAEPELLDGSGPDTGGTAKLSEEEPLPQPGAIRAEIRARRLRAQFFDPQLFADPAWDMLLDLMAARLERVSVSVSSLCIAAAVPPTTALRWITTMIEAGLFEREDDPLDRRRAYIALTNKAFEGMRNYAAAARRLGLRVF
- a CDS encoding NAD(P)(+) transhydrogenase (Re/Si-specific) subunit beta translates to MEHTASVNPWVALAYLVSGVCFILALRGLSSPATSRRGNRLGMIGMGLAVVTTLVTHLPVQTVGLVLADPSGAIAATGPLFARIDMLTLLEILGAIALGAVIGLTTARRIAMTAMPQLVAAFHSLVGLAAVLVACAAFLNPVAFGIAELVVPMIGQPFAAIYPVSRIEMTLGAAIGAITFSGSVIAFLKLNGSMSGKPILLPGRHVLNLAVLGAILALIAGFYETQAPWMFWAITLLAFLVGFLLIIPIGGADMPVVVSMLNSYSGWAAAAMGFTLGNSAMIITGALVGSSGAILSYIMCRAMNRSFLSVIAGGFGAESGGASGGEAIDRPWKRGSAEDAAFLMSQAEQVIIVPGYGMAVAQAQHAVREMADKLKAHGVRVKYAIHPVAGRMPGHMNVLLAEANVPYDEVFELEDINAEFAQSDVAFVIGANDVTNPSAKTDKSSPIYGMPVLDVEKAKTVLFVKRSMGGVGYAGVDNPVFYMDNTMMLLADAKKMTEEIVKALD
- a CDS encoding nucleoside 2-deoxyribosyltransferase, encoding MVRRLYLAGPDVFLGHAPAIARAKLALCAELGFEGIFPFDVEASPSASGSFQEGVAIYRANLALMRSADAIVANLTPFRGPGADAGTAFELGFFAALERPIYGYSSAGDDFATRMRALVGGDAGAVVEDFGHQDNLMLGGAVASHGEWVTVADGDPAAMAAFEACLRAIPASR
- a CDS encoding NAD(P) transhydrogenase subunit alpha encodes the protein MDFVSILSIFVLACFVGYYVVWSVTPALHTPLMAVTNAISSVIIVGALVAAAAAGAPGAKWLGLLAVVLASINIFGGFAVTERMLAMYKKKERPDAAARQ
- a CDS encoding Re/Si-specific NAD(P)(+) transhydrogenase subunit alpha, which translates into the protein MKIAVLSEAAPDERRVSATAETVKKFVQLGARVAVEAGAGRSASVADADYAAAGATLGSRAEVLADADVVLAVQGPAPESLTGIKPGAWLVAGLNPFGERARVDGYATLGIEALAMEWMPRITRAQSMDILSSQSNLAGYKAVIDAAAAYGRAFPMMMTAAGTVSAARVFVMGVGVAGLQAIATARRLGAQVSATDVRSATKEQIQSLGAKPIFVENVAGIEGEGSGGYATEMSPEYQKAQAELVSSHLAKQDVVITTALIPGRPAPRLISDAQLQTMRPGSIVVDLAVEQGGNVEGAVAGEVVERHGVRILGHRNVPSRLAADTSALFARNLYNFLSAYWDKEAGRPVLPDEDEVTQGIRLTRGGAVVHPRLLQA